In Pogoniulus pusillus isolate bPogPus1 chromosome 2, bPogPus1.pri, whole genome shotgun sequence, the following are encoded in one genomic region:
- the LOC135186568 gene encoding gap junction gamma-1 protein-like — protein sequence MSWSFLTRLLEEINNHSTFVGKIWLTVLIVFRIVLTAVGGESIYYDEQSKFVCNTQQPGCENVCYDAFAPLSHVRFWIFQIIMVATPSVLYLGFAMHRIARMPESSRRRAPAARRACMPVVRRGAGRDYEEAEDDNEEDPMIFEEIEVEKEKSPEGGEKHDGRRRIKQDGLMRAYVLHLLCRSLLETAFLFGQYRLYRFEVIPSYVCSRSPCPHTVDCFVSRPTEKTIFLLIMYAVSGLCLFLNLLELVHLGVGRIRDALSRSDSPPPPAGGSPVPQYPKKAPSAPPTYHSLKKEPPQAPLPSGKLDYRDSLAPAAGHFTLARAPPVHELDRLREHLRLAQEHLEVAFHLQPPPRPLSPAHSSSPEANGIAAEQNRLNFAHEKGTAACDRTTGL from the exons ATGAGCTGGAGTTTCCTGACACGGCTCCTGGAGGAGATCAACAACCACTCAACCTTTGTGGGGAAGATCTGGCTGACTGTCCTCATTGTCTTCCGCATCGTGCTGACGGCCGTGGGGGGCGAGTCCATCTACTACGACGAGCAGAGCAAGTTTGTCTGTAACacgcagcagcctggctgcgaGAACGTCTGCTACGATGCCTTTGCCCCGCTCTCCCATGTCCGCTTCTGGATCTTCCAGATCATCATGGTAGCCACACCGTCGGTGCTCTACCTGGGCTTTGCCATGCACCGCATTGCCCGCATGCCCGAGTCCTCACGGCGCCGGGCACCAGCAGCCCGGCGGGCATGCATGCCGGTGGTGCGCCGAGGAGCCGGGAGGGACTACGAGGAGGCGGAGGATGATAACGAAGAAGACCCCATGATCTTTGAGGAGATCGAggtagagaaggagaagagcccaGAGGGCGGAGAGAAGCACGACGGGCGGCGGCGCATCAAGCAGGACGGGCTGATGCGCGCCTACGTCCTGCACCTGCTGTGCCGCTCGCTGCTGGAGACGGCCTTCCTCTTCGGGCAGTACCGGCTTTACCGCTTCGAGGTGATCCCCTCCTACGTCTGCAGCCGCAGCCCCTGCCCGCACACCGTCGACTGCTTCGTCTCTCGCCCCACCGAGAAGACCATCTTCCTCCTCATCATGTATGCTGTCAGCGGGCTCTGCCTCTTCCTCAACCTCCTCGAGCTCGTGCACCTCGGCGTGGGGCGCATCCGGGACGCCCTGAGCCGCTCCGACAGTCCCCCGCCCCCGGCTGGCGGCAGCCCTGTACCGCAGTACCCCAAGAAAGCCCCCAGCGCACCGCCCACCTACCACTCACTGAAGAAGGAGCCTCCGCAAGCCCCACTGCCCAGCGGCAAGCTGGACTACCGAGACAGTCTGGCGCCGGCAGCAGGGCACTTCACCCTGGCCAGGGCTCCCCCAGTGCATGAGCTGGACCGGCTACGTGAGCACCTGCGCCTGGCCCAGGAGCACCTGGAGGTGGCTTTTCATCTGCAGCCCCCACCCCggcccctcagccctgcccacagcagcagccctgaggccAATGGCATCGCCGCGGAGCAGAACCGCCTCAACTTTGCCCACGAGAAGGGGACCGCTGCCTGCGACAGGACCACGG ggctgtaa
- the INHA gene encoding inhibin alpha chain, with product MLLFLHLLPAMLPTATLAGCPAAGADRHLILAKVRARVLEHLSPPHLQEEPQKEARRVHRRDVVENDEVEPQELEDTSQVILFPSTDVPCEPMQPDKLLEEEGIFTYLFQPSAHTLSRVVTSAQLWFYTGPSATPNHSAPDVLTLSPEGRVPVTATVVRTPEHWTVFHLAPELLSQFSQPLFVLLVRCPGCPCLADGDKMPFLVATTRAKGSERARRSAVPWSPAALSLLQRPSEDLAAHTNCRRASLNISFEELGWDKWIVHPSSFVFHYCHGNCAEGHGLSHRLGVQLCCAALPGTMRSLRVRTTSDGGYSFKYETVPNILAQDCTCV from the exons atgctgctcttcctgcacctgctgcctgccatgCTGCCCACTGCCACCCTGGCTGGCTGCCCCGCAGCTGGTGCTGACCGGCACCTCATTCTAGCCAAGGTGCGGGCTCGGGTGCTGGAGCATCTGAGCCCCCCACATCTTCAGGAGGAGCCCCAGAAGGAAGCACGGAGGGTGCACAGGAGGGACGTAGTTGAAAATGATGAAGTTGAGCCACAGgagctggaagacacctcccaGGTGATCCTCTTCCCTTCCACAG ATGTGCCCTGTGAGCCCATGCAGCCGGACAAGCTGCTGGAGGAAGAAGGGATTTTCACCTACCTCTTTCAGCCCTCAGCGCACACCCTGAGCCGCGTGGTGACCTCCGCCCAGCTCTGGTTTTACACCGGTCCCTCAGCTACCCCCAACCACTCGGCCCCCGATGTGCTGACGCTGTCACCAGAGGGCCGAGTGCCGGTGACGGCCACGGTGGTGCGGACGCCAGAGCACTGGACAGTGTTCCACCTTGCCCCTGAGCTGCTGTCCCAGTtctcacagccactctttgtGCTCCTGGTACgctgccctggctgcccctgcctggccgACGGGGATAAGATGCCCTTCTTGGTGGCCACCACTCGGGCCAAGGGCAGCGAGAGGGCTCGTCGCTCTGCCGTGCCCTGGTCCccagctgccctgagcctgctgcagcgCCCATCTGAGGACCTGGCTGCCCATACCAACTGCCGCCGGGCTTCTCTCAACATCTCCTTCGAGGAGTTGGGCTGGGACAAGTGGATCGTGCATCCCAGCAGCTTCGTTTTCCACTACTGCCACGGGAACTGCGCCGAGGGCCACGGGCTGAGCCACCGCCTGGGGGTACAGCTTTGCTGTGCCGCCCTACCCGGCACTATGCGCTCGCTGCGCGTCCGCACCACCTCCGACGGAGGCTACTCCTTCAAGTACGAGACAGTGCCCAACATCCTGGCTCAGGACTGCACCTGTGTCTAG